ATGCTTGGCTCATCATATACAAATTCCTTTTTTACGACTGAAGAAGTTCTTGTTTTACCATCTTCTCCATCCGCAACAGAAGCTTGTGGTATAAAACCATAACCACCAAATAAATTTATGGGTCTTATTACACTAGCACCTATAATATCCATATCTCCGATAACTCTTTTAAAGCTGGCTTCTTCTCTTTTTTCTAGTGTGTTGTTATTTTTAAGATTTGAAGACGTGTATCCAGCTATATGTCCTTCTGTATATCTAGTGGTTGCTGTTTCAGCAATAATAAACATCATTTTTGTCTCTGTAGGATAATACTTTATACAGTGCTGCAAGCCATCTTCATCTATACGACAACTAGTTCCACTTGGACAAGTATTGTTAGCACATGAGCTGTTGGTTTCTTTGATAAATTGGTGACCTGCTGGATACACTGCATCACCAAAAACATAGATAAAAGATAAAAGAATAAAAAAAAGAATTTTCAAATTACAATCTCCTTAATGTAATTAGAGCTAAGAGCTCTAAACGTCCTTGTTTGTTATTTTTGTATGAAATTTTCTATCATTTCAGCTTGTCCGTATTGTGGATATTTTGTAACGTCAAGCACTACTTGAGATAAAGTCATATTGTCCATATTGCAAACGATAGGAGCTACGAAATTCACGGTTGATTTCTCAAGAGGGAGGGCAACTACTATGATGTTGTAAATTCTAAGTTGCGAACTCTCTTTGATATCCATAAGCTCTTCATAGTAGCTTGGGATGTCAAATTCATAACTTCTTAACGCAAAAGGATTTATCATTGTAAAAGATGTTTCGTCATCTTTGCTCGCTAGCTTAACAAAAAATTTATCAAGCTCAATCAGTTCCATCGTCTTGATATGCTCGAAGCCTAAAATAGGGCTTTTAACACTAAAAATCATACTAACTCCTGTTTTGTAAAATTGCCTTATTTTAGCATAGTTTTAAAAAATTTATACAAAAATAATGCCAAAAAATGTAAAATAAGCGAATTTAAAATTTTTAAGGAAAAGCATGAAAAAATTTTCTAAATTTCTAGCAGTCGTAGCTCTTTTAGGGCTTTTTAGTGGTTGTGCTGAAAAATACACCGAACTTTACAATCTAACTCCAGATGAGTGGTACGCTCAGGTCATCGCTGACATCAAAGATGGCGA
Above is a window of Campylobacter concisus DNA encoding:
- the fliW gene encoding flagellar assembly protein FliW, whose product is MIFSVKSPILGFEHIKTMELIELDKFFVKLASKDDETSFTMINPFALRSYEFDIPSYYEELMDIKESSQLRIYNIIVVALPLEKSTVNFVAPIVCNMDNMTLSQVVLDVTKYPQYGQAEMIENFIQK